A window of the Henckelia pumila isolate YLH828 chromosome 3, ASM3356847v2, whole genome shotgun sequence genome harbors these coding sequences:
- the LOC140889440 gene encoding uncharacterized protein, which translates to MVSECPEMRRPVPGRVFVMQAEEADPDTTLITGRIIVSGVATKALLDSGASHSFISEEFVLKWGIQREELLGQSVVADLIVLPMPEFNLILGIDWMVRNAMVIDFQQRSVLIRPEGMKPFWFEVAKSWRKARNISFLQERQLISDGCESFLASLLLRESPVRPVISDLEVVSEFEDVFPDDFAGLPLNREVEFSIELVPSTVPISKAPYRLAPIEINELKEHIKELLVKGFIRPSFSPWDARSCTE; encoded by the exons ATGGTTTCAGAGTGCCCTGAGATGAGGAGGCCTGTTCCAGGGAGagtctttgtgatgcaggccgaggaggccgACCCGGATACTACCCTTATCACAG GGAGAATCATAGTATCAGGTGTAGCGACCAAGGCATTATTAGACTCGGGGGCTTCGCATTCTTTTATTTCTGAGGAGTTTGTGCTTAAGTGGGGAATTCAGCGAGAAGAGTTATTA GGACAATCAGTGGTTGCAGACTTGATAGTATTGCCTATGCCCGAGTTTAATCTTATTCTAGGGATAGACTGGATGGTGAGGAATGCAATGGTGATTGATTTTCAGCAGAGATCCGTGTTGATTAGACCAGAGGGTATGAAACCATTCTGGTTCGAGGTAGCCAAGAGTTGGAGGAAGGCCCGAAACATATCTTTTCTGCAAGAAAGGCAGCTTATATCGGATGGTTGTGAGTCGTTCTTGGCTAGCTTGTTGTTGAGAGAGTCGCCAGTTAGGCCTGTGATTTCAGATTTAGAAGTGGTCAGTGAATTTGAAGATGTGTTTCCAGACGATTTTGCAGGTCTTCCGCTCAATAGAGAGGTTGAGTTCTCTATCGAATTGGTTCCTAGTACCGTGCCAATttccaaggcaccgtacagattggctcctATAGAGATAAATGAGTTGAAAGAGCATATTAAAGAGTTGCTTGTTAAGGGtttcatacgccctagtttctctccATGGGATGCACGGAGTTGTACGGAGTGA